The window GGAGTTGTCTTTTTGTTTTTGGTGGTCGTGTAGTTTCTCTGCTTGCACTCGGTGCAGGAGAGGGTGATGATATCTCTCATCTTTTGAATCCCTTCACAAAAGGGGATACGGGGAGAAAATTCTCCCCGCTCGCCCTGCAGTTATTATTCGATAATCGAGCTAACTACGCCTGCGCCTACGGTGCGGCCACCTTCACGGATTGCGAAGCGGAGACCTTCGT is drawn from Geoanaerobacter pelophilus and contains these coding sequences:
- the rpmG gene encoding 50S ribosomal protein L33, which encodes MRDIITLSCTECKQRNYTTTKNKKTTPEKLEFSKYCRFCRKHTPHKETK